The Chryseolinea soli nucleotide sequence CGGATGAGGAGATGGTGTGTATGATGAAATCAAACGCGTGATGGGAATTCGCGTTTCCCGGCCATCACCTCCAAAATCTATTCCCTTATTCATGCCATCATCCCTCCGCTTCTCCCGGCGCCTGCAATCCTGGTTTTTTTCCGTTATCTTAGTTTAAATCATTTTTGGATTGTTATCCGCACCCGGTCATGGAGTTTAAAAAGGATCTTGCGCTGGAAAAGCTGCTGAAGGTGGCCCCGATCAGCATCAACATTATCGATATTTCTACCCGGGAATTGATCTGCACCAGCAGTTGGGTAAAGGATCACATCGGGTACACGCAGGAGGAATACATGGCGCTAAGTCATGATCTGTTTGAAAAAATAATCCATCCCGAAGACAGAATAACGCAGTTGAAGACGTACGCTGCTTTGGTCGAAAACCCGTTGGCACTTTTCAAAGAATGCAGGATCAGGATCCGAAAAAAGGGTGGCGATTATCTTCACGCGATCGTGCGGTTGTCTGTCCTGGAAATTGATGCAAACCAAAAAGCAAAAACGCTTCTGAATACGGCAGTTGATATTACCGAACTCGTTGAGTTGCGACAACGTCTCGCCGAGGAGCTAAGCAAGATGGAAATCATTTCCTTTAAGAACAGCCACGAATTGCGGGGGCCTGTCGCCACGATCCTCGGCCTTGTTCAACTGATGAGCCATGAAAGTGCGATCGGCATCCAATCGCAGGAGATCATCGAAATGTTGAAGGCGACCGTGACGAAACTGGACGCTGTGATTGGGCAGATCAATGATCATACTTACTAGCGCGGTCTGGGAAGCCATCTATTGAACGAGAGATCGGCTATTCCCGAAATCGACGCATTTATCGCTTCACTATTCGTGTGACCGTTTTTTCGC carries:
- a CDS encoding PAS domain-containing protein gives rise to the protein MEFKKDLALEKLLKVAPISINIIDISTRELICTSSWVKDHIGYTQEEYMALSHDLFEKIIHPEDRITQLKTYAALVENPLALFKECRIRIRKKGGDYLHAIVRLSVLEIDANQKAKTLLNTAVDITELVELRQRLAEELSKMEIISFKNSHELRGPVATILGLVQLMSHESAIGIQSQEIIEMLKATVTKLDAVIGQINDHTY